The nucleotide sequence aaatattttttgcaggccaaaaaagagaaagaaagagaagagaaagaaaaacgtAAAGAGAAGGAGAAAAAAGAGAAGGAAAGAGAACGtgagaaagaaaaatcaaaagaacGACATAAGAAAGATGAATCAGATAGTGATAATCAAGACATGACTGACGGCCATGGTTATAGAgaggagaagaaaaaagaaaaggataaagagagaaaacatcGAAGAAGGCATCAGAGCAGTATGGATGATGTGGATTCTGAAAAAGATGAGAAGGAAGAGTCTAGAAAATCGCGAAGACATGGAAGTGACCGCAAGAAGTCTAGGAAGGTATGGAATGGAAGTTTCTGCatctttttttagtaaaatattgATTAGAAGTTTTGCAATTTAGAATAGGTATCTGAAAGAACTAATTTCTTGCAGCATGCAAACTCTCCTGAGTCAGACAATGAAAGTAGGCATAAAAGACACAAGAGGGACCACGGTGACGGTTCGAGGAGAAGTGGATGGAATGAGGAGCTTGAAGATGGGGAGCTTGGTGATGATGCAGTTGCAGAGGTTTAGTACTTTGTCCCTAACCTTTTTGCAATGATGAGATAAAGAACTTCACCTGCATCTTTTGGAGAATATTGACTTTCACTTCACTGTCCAACAATCCTTCTACTTTTCATGTACACCTGTGAATTTAGGATCAtgtaaaaatgaatattttggtTCTCATTATAGATTTATCAATTCTATGTACACTCTTTATAGCAAGAGTAATGTGGGCCACATATCTTCAAATTTGATTGACATATCATAAGCTTAAATTTATGCACTCAATATTTGCATACAATGTTCCAGCAAATGCAGAATCTGATACTGATGCCATTTGACCagaactaaaatttattttcaacgtCATTCACTTGTTTATCCTTGAACGAGTAGCTCAATATACGAGTTGAGATAGCGAAAAAGTATTATTTAAGATTCTAAGATTCGAATTTGATCTCGTGACTAACAACAAATCATCCTCTTAAAATGTTACTCACTAATACCTTACCtgccttatttttatttttattttaactattaGATTTGTTATTTGAGGGCTCGTACAATGATTGttgtcatgaaaaaaaaaaataatcgatATGTATGACTGAAAGCTAAAGTCAACTCTGCTTTTAGATGCATACATATTTACGTATGTAATCCAGCAAGGAAAAAACTAAAGAGCATATAATGTTGAAATTAAGGAGGTGCCATAGTTCCAATAATTTCTGATACAATTTCGTTGTTGATAATATCCAAAATTGAATCGGTGATCTCAAAACTAATGTCCTTGACTTGTGATTCAAACTTGCTCCATTCCATAATTGAATCCAAGTAATCAATAGCCAATAACGACATTAAACCATCTTCACTATGTTGTCCCCATTCTCTTGTCCCTTGACAAGTGAGCTTCTCAAGCTCTATAGGCCCCATGGATTGTCTGCAAACTTGCTTTCTGTCCTCTTTGGTTGGAAGGGTTATGGTAATATCTCTAACACAATCAAATAGGAGCTTCTTTATCTTGTGTGATAACCTTTTGGATTTTAATACTTGGGAAAGATGAGGCTGGGGAAGATACTCATGCAACTCATTAGTACAGTTCTCTTTCTTTATCGACACACCAAGTAAATTTAATATGGCATCTACTGATAATAGCGAGTCGTTTGTGATTTTCTTAGGCATCTTTATTCTCTGTTGCATTCCCTCAACATCTTTGTTCTCTGTTTCACAAGCACAAAAACACTATTGCGTCCTTGTTCAATCATAAAACCAAAAGCCTAAATAACCATAgatttaattcaaaaaacatatttttgatcCTTGTTGTTTTAGATTTAGTCTCACTGTCTCATGTATTTGTATATGTCGAATTCAGTCTATATGATATGTGATCATTGGATTTTAGTCTTTCAAATAAGGACTATTCAAAGAATAATACCAACATAACAAATATTATCGCGACTAAAATTGAATCAACTACAACTAAAAACAAAGTTTTCTATGTTCTAAAAACTAAAACCAACAATTCTTGTGTGTTTggataagacttttttttttttttttttttaaataatttaattctagtggataatttaatttcttctaTGTAAATTCTTCTGTGTTTGGaggaatttttaaattaaaaggttTTATGAAGTATTTCATCAAAGtcaaatttagagaatttcaaatatcACCTAAAAACTaagaatttgaaattctttgaagaaaaaactaagaatttgaaattctttCCTTACTCTCTACAATTTGAATCTCAAATTGATTGTTataattctttcaaattttgcTAATTAGTCccaatcaattaatttattttttgcaaattggtccatataaattttcaagtttggtAAATTATTCCCTAAATTGTAAAATTCTGCATATTGATCCCTACTTTTCATATTTTGAGTTGgtttacaaatattttaaatttcatataaatagtTCAACAAAGTTTAAAAATGAAGAACTTTACCATTAGGAGCTCTACTTAGAGGTATCTTTGCAAGTGATTGAGACCTGCCTTCCATGCATCTTTGCCTCTGCCACCTATTGCTAGCAAGAGCAACACGACCAATTAATGTTTCTTTCTAACAATGGAACATTTGAAGTTAATTAACTAAATGTGTAAAATTTTAGGTCTTACCTCATAGTATATTCCTTGCAAGTTTGGTGAATATGAGAAGAAAATAAGTGATGATCTCTATGTGATGATATGGAAGTTCCTTCTTCATCAACATTTGAGCAAGAATTGGACATAGTAGAGTTACTAGCTGATGAAAACTCAACATTGCAACCtgcatgtttttttctttgttcataGTCCCTAGTAGTTGGTAGAGTATTACTTTGGCTTTGGAAAGCTAGCTtgttaattataaatattagagctttggaaaatggtaataaaacctttctctttctctttttgtttaagCTCAAACTTTTTGAGTACCCTCTTTCTAGAAGATATAGCTCTAGCATGAAAGGTTCTTGTTTCTCATTTAGAAATTCTCCTAGTCTTTTTTGGGGTTCGGCTAAGTGTGTAGCCATTTGAATTGATGAAACTATGTTGAAGGGTTAGGAATTCCAAATAGAAGATGTAGTAGTTAAAATAGATGATAGATATAGGACAACATATCTGAAAGCAGCCATAAAGGATGCTTTGGAAATTTATGACCTCATTTTTTATAGAATACAAActctaaaaattgaaaaaacaccCTTCTTATAATTTAAATACTAACCACTCAATGcaacctttttcttttcttttactattATGGTAGTTTACCAAATAAGTATAGTAGATGGTAAAGCTTGATTAGATGTTACTGTCGTTACATGGttattaaattcattttgatATTTGTATGATGCAAGgctatattttaaattaaagttgTTGGCTTCCTAGTTCgtaaattatgttttattttttgactgTAGTTCCTACATTATGGAAACATATAGGTCTTATAGTTTTCATGTAATATAatatcaattatattatattgacAATCAAGGTTGTCACCACACCGAATGTATATATGGTAGATGCTATTTTTCCAACTTTTCCTACACCTTGGGATGGGGGTTTTAGAGACAAAGAGTGTACATGGCACACAAGAAATAGTATAAGTTGGGTTGCATTTTTTGATCGTACATGTATTACTCCTCGTATAATATATACGAAGGCAACGACGAATAGAGATTTTGAGCGAAGTGATTTGTTACTTACCTAATAG is from Medicago truncatula cultivar Jemalong A17 chromosome 1, MtrunA17r5.0-ANR, whole genome shotgun sequence and encodes:
- the LOC25482047 gene encoding uncharacterized protein isoform X1, translated to MATHLAEPQKRLGEFLNEKQEPFMLELYLLERGYSKSLSLNKKRKRKVLLPFSKALIFIINKLAFQSQSNTLPTTRDYEQRKKHAGCNVEFSSASNSTMSNSCSNVDEEGTSISSHRDHHLFSSHIHQTCKEYTMSNRWQRQRCMEGRSQSLAKIPLSRAPNENKDVEGMQQRIKMPKKITNDSLLSVDAILNLLGVSIKKENCTNELHEYLPQPHLSQVLKSKRLSHKIKKLLFDCVRDITITLPTKEDRKQVCRQSMGPIELEKLTCQGTREWGQHSEDGLMSLLAIDYLDSIMEWSKFESQVKDISFEITDSILDIINNEIVSEIIGTMAPP
- the LOC25482047 gene encoding uncharacterized protein isoform X2; the encoded protein is MATHLAEPQKRLGEFLNEKQEPFMLELYLLERGYSKSLSLNKKRKRKVLLPFSKALIFIINKLAFQSQSNTLPTTRDYEQRKKHAGCNVEFSSASNSTMSNSCSNVDEEGTSISSHRDHHLFSSHIHQTCKEYTMRWQRQRCMEGRSQSLAKIPLSRAPNENKDVEGMQQRIKMPKKITNDSLLSVDAILNLLGVSIKKENCTNELHEYLPQPHLSQVLKSKRLSHKIKKLLFDCVRDITITLPTKEDRKQVCRQSMGPIELEKLTCQGTREWGQHSEDGLMSLLAIDYLDSIMEWSKFESQVKDISFEITDSILDIINNEIVSEIIGTMAPP